The sequence GCGAACAGATCCGCCATGCAGCCCGCAACGAATCTGAACACCTCCCTGAGCCGGATCCTGTTCCCTTGCAGGAAGATTCACCCGGACCCCCGGGCACCGCACAAACCCGTCTGGAAGGCCACAACGAAGAACAGGCCCGTGCCCAGAGGCTGGAAAACGACCGCCGCGAACAGGACTTGCGCGACCTCAGGCGTTACCGCTCCTATTTCGTGTCCAGACTTTTTTTCATGACCGCCCTCTGGTTGGTGGTGGCACTGGGCACCACCCTGCTGACCGGACTGGGCCTCTGGCAATTCAAACTCAGCGACACGGTGATCGTGGCCCTGCTGACCACCGGCATGGCCAACCTGATCGGGGCTCTGGTGGTGATTGTGCGATGGTTGTTTCCAGAAAAATAAATCCCCCTGAGCCGGGGGATTGGAATCATCAGAGGCTTTATTCGTCCATCCCGAGTTCTGCACCACGCTTGGTTGCAGCAATCACCGCTTCAATCGCGGCAGCACGGAAGGTGTAACGCTCGATCTGTTCCAGACCGGCAATGGTGGTGCCTCCGGGGCTGGCCACCTCGTCTTTCAGGATGGCCGGATGGGCTTTTTGCAGCAACAATTCTCCGGTGGTGATCAGCAGTTTTGCAGCCAGTTCGTTGGCCTGAGCACGGGGCAAACCGACGCGGACGCCTCCATCTGCCAGAGCTTCTGCAAAAACCGCAGCATAAGCCGGACCAGAGCCCACCATGCCCGTAAAAGCATTGAACAGGTTTTCGGGAATGTCGTACACACCACCCACGCTGCCAAAAAGCTGGTTTCCAAAGGCCAGATCGCCATATTCGCGGGCCTCTTTGGTTCCCGTGACTGCACTCTGGGATTTCCCAATGGTGGCCCCGAGGTTGGGCATCACGCGCACCACCCGTTTGGTGCCCAGTCTGCGGGCCAGAACGGTGGTGCTGATGCCAGCCATGGTGGAAATGTAACCCACACTCGGGCGGGCCAGTTCATCGGAGAGTTGCAGGAAGTGGCGGGGTTGCAGGGCGAGGAGCACCCTTTCGGCCTGACCCAGTTCACCCATTTTCATGGGTTTGACTCCGTACTTCTGCACCCACTTGTCCACAATCGCAGGGTTGTGGTCAATGATGCCGATTTCAGAAGTCTTGAGGAGCCCGGTGGCAATCACGCCTTCCATCACGGCTCCACCCATTTTGCCTACGCCTACGATCACCAGTTTCATAGATGGAAGTGTAGCACTGGAAGGGGGTTTGTTGGGTTT is a genomic window of Deinococcus misasensis DSM 22328 containing:
- the proC gene encoding pyrroline-5-carboxylate reductase; this encodes MKLVIVGVGKMGGAVMEGVIATGLLKTSEIGIIDHNPAIVDKWVQKYGVKPMKMGELGQAERVLLALQPRHFLQLSDELARPSVGYISTMAGISTTVLARRLGTKRVVRVMPNLGATIGKSQSAVTGTKEAREYGDLAFGNQLFGSVGGVYDIPENLFNAFTGMVGSGPAYAAVFAEALADGGVRVGLPRAQANELAAKLLITTGELLLQKAHPAILKDEVASPGGTTIAGLEQIERYTFRAAAIEAVIAATKRGAELGMDE